A DNA window from Methylocystis heyeri contains the following coding sequences:
- a CDS encoding VWA domain-containing protein, whose product MNDRPDNRPLARSGSDAAIDAFLNEAKALTQASAGGRGRLIFALDATMSRQPTWDLAQSIQGEMFSATAEQGGLEVQLAYYRGFMECRASSFVSGGRGLAALMSRISCQGGRTQIGRLLRHVRDESRARPVAAFVFIGDAMEENVDDLAGVAGELGLLGVKAFMFQEGGNPAARLAFREIARVTGGAYAAFDANAPRRLAELLKAAAAYAAGGRLQLEKMAESGEAAARLLLSQM is encoded by the coding sequence GTGAATGATAGACCCGACAATCGTCCGCTCGCGAGAAGCGGCTCGGACGCCGCAATAGACGCCTTTCTGAACGAGGCGAAAGCCCTGACGCAGGCCTCGGCCGGGGGCCGGGGGCGTTTGATCTTCGCTCTCGACGCCACCATGAGCCGGCAGCCGACCTGGGACCTCGCGCAATCGATCCAGGGCGAGATGTTCTCCGCCACGGCGGAGCAGGGCGGGCTGGAAGTCCAGCTCGCCTATTACCGCGGCTTCATGGAATGCCGGGCGTCCAGCTTCGTTTCGGGCGGTCGGGGGCTCGCCGCGCTGATGTCGAGAATTTCCTGCCAGGGCGGCCGCACCCAGATAGGCAGGCTGCTTCGCCATGTACGCGACGAGAGCAGGGCGCGGCCGGTAGCCGCTTTCGTGTTCATCGGCGACGCCATGGAGGAGAATGTCGACGACCTCGCCGGCGTGGCCGGCGAACTGGGCCTGCTCGGCGTGAAGGCCTTCATGTTCCAGGAAGGAGGAAATCCCGCCGCGCGCTTGGCTTTTCGTGAAATCGCCCGCGTGACGGGCGGCGCTTACGCCGCATTCGACGCCAATGCGCCGCGTCGCCTGGCCGAGCTGTTGAAGGCGGCCGCGGCTTATGCGGCGGGGGGACGGCTGCAGCTGGAGAAAATGGCCGAAAGCGGCGAGGCGGCGGCGCGCCTGCTTTTGTCTCAGATGTAG
- a CDS encoding RDD family protein yields MSEFFRSPLSAEALEQLYYLHDGVGIIGPITGAKLKEMIESGAVARGSNVNLVGAPGWTPLDQTGFIAFLKGDGPENRAAPISSVPLSGARSSAPRYAGFWIRLGAYAIDYALTVLLVGLAGAIFAIVSVSFFGADRTEAFLNENSLVVDLIGTVIALGYCGYFCGGPWQATPGKRICGIHIVRTDGKRLDAPFAILRNFGYLASSLPLFFGFLMIFWTDESKALHDMILGTRVVYGKL; encoded by the coding sequence GTGTCGGAATTTTTCCGCTCTCCGCTGTCTGCGGAAGCCCTGGAGCAGCTTTACTATCTTCATGACGGCGTGGGAATAATCGGTCCCATAACGGGTGCGAAGCTCAAGGAAATGATCGAGAGCGGGGCGGTCGCCAGAGGCTCGAACGTCAACCTCGTCGGCGCGCCGGGCTGGACGCCGCTCGATCAGACCGGGTTTATCGCATTCCTCAAAGGGGATGGTCCCGAGAACCGCGCCGCTCCCATCTCCAGCGTCCCGCTGTCGGGCGCGAGATCGAGCGCGCCGCGTTATGCGGGTTTCTGGATCAGGCTCGGCGCATATGCGATCGATTACGCCTTGACCGTGCTGCTGGTGGGCCTCGCGGGCGCGATTTTCGCCATCGTCTCGGTTTCGTTTTTCGGGGCCGACAGAACCGAAGCCTTCCTCAACGAGAATTCCCTCGTCGTCGACCTCATCGGCACGGTTATCGCGCTCGGCTATTGTGGATATTTTTGCGGCGGTCCCTGGCAGGCGACGCCGGGAAAGCGGATCTGCGGCATTCATATCGTCAGGACCGACGGGAAGCGCCTCGACGCGCCCTTCGCGATCCTTCGCAATTTTGGCTATCTGGCGTCGAGCCTGCCGCTGTTCTTCGGCTTCCTGATGATCTTCTGGACCGATGAAAGCAAGGCGCTGCACGATATGATCCTCGGCACGCGGGTCGTCTACGGAAAGCTGTGA
- a CDS encoding response regulator transcription factor yields the protein MRILVVEDEVELARLIADRLERSGFEVKLAPTLRDARDALAAGSYSLALLDRRLPDGDSVSLIPDLRRSHTGVRVIMLTALDTVADKIAGLDSGADDYLTKPFDINELLARIRANLRRSGEGSAEPPITVGALSFDLRSREVNVHGRPMVLHRRELALLDALIRRDGRATPRETLLEEVYAGEEEGFQSNALDALVSRLRKHLNENEAGVVIHPIRGIGYMLAKAQP from the coding sequence ATGCGCATTCTCGTTGTCGAAGACGAAGTGGAACTCGCGCGGCTCATCGCCGACCGGCTCGAGCGGAGCGGTTTCGAGGTCAAGCTGGCGCCGACGCTCAGGGACGCCAGGGACGCGCTCGCAGCCGGGTCCTACTCTCTCGCCCTGCTCGACAGGCGGCTCCCGGACGGAGACAGCGTCTCGCTGATCCCCGATTTACGCCGGTCTCACACCGGGGTGAGGGTCATCATGCTCACGGCCCTGGACACCGTGGCGGACAAGATCGCCGGCCTCGACAGCGGCGCCGACGATTACCTGACCAAGCCGTTCGACATCAACGAGCTGCTGGCGCGGATCAGGGCCAACCTCAGGCGCAGCGGAGAAGGCTCCGCGGAGCCTCCCATCACGGTCGGCGCTCTGTCCTTCGATCTGCGCTCGCGCGAGGTCAATGTGCATGGGCGGCCCATGGTTCTGCATCGCCGCGAATTGGCCTTGCTCGACGCTCTCATCCGTCGGGACGGGCGCGCGACGCCTCGGGAAACCCTGCTGGAGGAAGTCTATGCCGGCGAGGAGGAGGGGTTTCAGTCCAATGCTCTGGACGCGCTGGTGTCGAGGCTGCGCAAGCATCTCAACGAGAATGAAGCGGGGGTGGTGATCCATCCCATCCGCGGAATCGGCTATATGCTCGCCAAAGCGCAGCCGTGA
- the lipA gene encoding lipoyl synthase, with translation MPVQIDLLNDDPRRRATENARAERHPEKAHRPDQPVARKPAWIRVRAPGSALWRETGELLKTSGLATVCQEAACPNIGECWEKKHATFMIMGEVCTRACAFCNVATGLPAPLDPTEPERVAEATSALGLRHVVVTSVDRDDLPDGGAAHFARTVEAIRRRCPSTTIEILTPDFLRKDGALETVVSAPPDVFNHNLETVPGLYPTVRPGARYFHSLRLLQRAKELNPDIVTKSGLMVGLGEKRNEVSQAMDDLRSAEVDFLTIGQYLQPTRKHHQVVEFVTPEAFKAYEALAYAKGFEMVAASPLTRSSHHAGSDFERLRRKRMDSKSSLTQA, from the coding sequence ATGCCTGTGCAGATCGATCTCCTGAACGACGACCCGCGGCGGCGCGCGACCGAAAACGCCAGAGCGGAGAGGCATCCGGAAAAGGCGCATCGCCCCGATCAGCCCGTGGCCCGCAAGCCGGCCTGGATAAGGGTTAGGGCCCCGGGTTCGGCCTTGTGGCGGGAAACCGGCGAATTGCTGAAAACGAGCGGCCTCGCCACTGTGTGCCAGGAGGCGGCCTGTCCCAACATCGGCGAATGCTGGGAGAAAAAGCACGCCACATTCATGATCATGGGCGAGGTGTGCACGCGCGCCTGCGCCTTCTGCAATGTCGCCACCGGTCTGCCCGCGCCGCTCGATCCGACCGAACCGGAAAGAGTGGCCGAGGCGACCAGCGCTCTCGGCCTCCGCCATGTCGTCGTGACCTCCGTGGACCGCGACGATCTTCCCGACGGCGGCGCGGCGCATTTCGCACGCACGGTCGAGGCGATCCGCCGTCGGTGTCCTTCGACGACGATAGAAATCCTCACGCCCGACTTCCTGCGCAAGGACGGCGCGCTTGAAACCGTGGTCTCAGCCCCTCCCGACGTCTTCAACCACAATCTGGAGACCGTGCCCGGGCTCTATCCGACGGTTCGGCCCGGCGCGCGCTATTTCCATTCACTGCGGCTTCTGCAGCGGGCCAAGGAACTCAATCCCGATATCGTCACCAAGTCGGGGCTGATGGTCGGCCTCGGGGAAAAACGCAACGAGGTCTCCCAGGCGATGGACGATCTGCGCAGCGCGGAGGTCGATTTCCTCACCATCGGCCAGTATCTGCAGCCGACGCGCAAGCATCATCAGGTGGTCGAATTCGTCACGCCGGAGGCTTTCAAAGCCTATGAGGCCCTGGCCTATGCCAAGGGCTTCGAGATGGTGGCGGCTTCGCCGCTCACCCGCTCCTCGCATCACGCCGGCTCCGATTTCGAGAGGTTGAGACGAAAGCGGATGGATTCGAAGTCGAGCCTGACACAGGCCTGA
- a CDS encoding J domain-containing protein → MPVLIGFLVVFLTIYLLQSFTRASPVALARFIKSFGGVLLLFLGAFLFLRGALGIALACWGLGVWIMGLGGFSASGFRSAGAGGAGVSRVRSAMIEMELDRATGAIRGVILAGPQEGKRLDSLTRPQLIELYKICLTDDPEGARLLEAYLDRRFAGWRGAGQGQQNARSGASGGGGGSRRGSITEDEAYEILGLKKGAPASEIARAHRDLMKKLHPDHGGTTDLAARVNEAKDVLMRRHHG, encoded by the coding sequence ATGCCCGTCCTTATCGGCTTTCTGGTTGTTTTCTTGACGATCTATCTGCTGCAAAGCTTCACGCGAGCCTCGCCGGTGGCGCTCGCGCGGTTCATCAAGAGTTTCGGCGGCGTGCTGCTGCTGTTCCTCGGCGCGTTCCTGTTCCTCAGGGGCGCTCTGGGGATTGCGCTCGCCTGCTGGGGGCTCGGCGTCTGGATCATGGGGCTCGGCGGCTTTTCCGCGAGCGGCTTCCGCTCCGCGGGAGCCGGCGGGGCCGGAGTATCGCGGGTCCGGTCCGCGATGATCGAAATGGAGCTCGATCGCGCCACGGGGGCCATCCGCGGGGTCATTCTCGCCGGCCCCCAGGAGGGGAAGCGGCTCGACTCCCTGACCAGGCCGCAGCTCATCGAGCTTTACAAAATATGTCTTACCGACGACCCCGAAGGCGCGCGGCTGCTAGAGGCGTATCTCGACCGCCGGTTTGCCGGATGGCGTGGCGCAGGACAGGGTCAGCAGAACGCGCGGAGCGGCGCTTCGGGCGGAGGAGGCGGCAGCCGCCGGGGCTCGATAACCGAGGATGAGGCGTATGAGATACTGGGCCTCAAGAAGGGCGCGCCTGCCAGCGAAATTGCACGGGCGCACCGCGATCTCATGAAGAAGCTGCATCCAGACCATGGAGGGACGACGGACCTCGCCGCCCGCGTCAATGAGGCGAAGGACGTCCTTATGCGCCGCCACCACGGATAG
- a CDS encoding phasin family protein, with the protein MVATFESVQQFGKEQLEAFTTATDAITKGWQGIATETTDYSKKSFEKTRELAEKLIGVKKIDEAIALQSEFAKSSYEEFVAESTKLGELYTALAKEVFKPIESAAKVFTPSA; encoded by the coding sequence ATGGTCGCCACTTTCGAAAGCGTGCAGCAGTTCGGCAAGGAGCAGTTGGAAGCCTTCACCACCGCGACCGACGCCATCACCAAGGGCTGGCAAGGCATCGCCACCGAGACGACCGACTACTCGAAGAAGTCTTTTGAAAAGACCCGCGAATTGGCCGAGAAGCTGATCGGCGTGAAGAAGATCGACGAAGCCATCGCTCTTCAGTCCGAGTTCGCCAAGTCCTCCTATGAGGAATTCGTCGCCGAATCCACCAAGCTCGGCGAGCTTTATACTGCGCTTGCGAAGGAAGTCTTCAAGCCGATCGAGAGCGCGGCCAAGGTTTTCACGCCTTCCGCGTAA
- the dnaE gene encoding DNA polymerase III subunit alpha encodes MLNADPGFVHLHVHTAFSLREGALTIGQLIKLAEHDAQPALSVADTNNLFAALEFSDKAYKAGIQSIPAAQLTVDFADGRSQLREAGLGHIVLLAQTEAGYKNLMKLCSRAYLGAEPGDAPSVSIADLAESSGDLIVLTGGAEGALDRLLAKSQGDIAAQRLEVLEKLFPDRLYVEIQRHNTAAEREVEAQLLDFAYRRGLPLVASNEPFFATAGDFEAHDALLCIAEGTVTSVAERRRLTPAHYFKTRAEMLELFADLPEATQNSVEIARRCSFRPRARGPIMPRFIREAPEGVDLSLDEIEARELRRQAEEGLEARLATTGPAPGLTRDDYVKRLEVELGVIEKMRFPGYFLIVSDFIKHAKSKDIPVGPGRGSGAGSLVAYALTITDLDPLRFSLFFERFLNPERNSMPDFDVDFCQSRRGEVIEYVRSRYGADRVAQIITFGSFLARGVLRSVGRVLEMPLGQVDKLAKLVPQNPAKPVTLAEALASEQKLREAADEDERVARLFKVAGSLEGLYSNASTHAAGIVIADQPLHEVMPLYRDPKSEMPVTQFNMKWVEPGGLVKFDFLGLKTLTVLSTASALVRRRDPGFDLARVPLDDAETYQMLGRGETVGVFQLESAGMRKALVEMHADRFEDIIALVALYRPGPMANIPTYCAVKLGDEEPDYLHPLIEPVLKETFGVIIYQEQVMQIAQILSGYSLGEADNLRRAMGKKIKAEMDAQRDRFVIGAVERGLAKEKANEIFDLLAKFADYGFNKSHAAAYALIAYQTAWFKAHYATEFIAASMTFDMSNTDKLAEFRQEAQRLGINVEPPSVSRSGADFDVAPGPDGKLAIRYALAAIKGVGDGQAASIVAARGDRPFSSLADFACRINPREVNKKVLENLACCGAFDQLDPNRAKVFAGIETILASANRHADERSLGQNALFGADDKEELALPKAAPWTAAELLRREFEAAGFFLSGHPLDAYRSVMGRMRLQRWSEFSASVKRGASAGRLAAVVLDRAERRTKSGSKMGIVQLSDESGQYEAILFQEGLTQYRDLLEKGAAVLLTLSANVEGDDVRARIVAAEPLAAAAAREQKGLRIFLRDAEPLDRIKSGLSSGRGAGEVMLVVMREAAGEEIEIKLPGGYPVNAEIAGALKTIPGVVAVEHI; translated from the coding sequence ATGCTGAACGCGGATCCCGGTTTCGTCCATCTTCATGTTCATACGGCGTTTTCGCTGCGCGAAGGCGCCCTGACCATTGGTCAGCTGATCAAGCTCGCCGAGCATGACGCTCAGCCGGCCCTGAGCGTCGCCGACACCAATAATCTGTTCGCCGCGCTCGAATTTTCCGACAAGGCCTACAAGGCCGGGATTCAGAGCATCCCGGCGGCCCAGCTCACGGTCGATTTCGCGGACGGCCGAAGCCAGCTTCGCGAAGCGGGCCTCGGCCATATCGTCCTGCTCGCCCAGACCGAGGCGGGTTACAAGAACTTGATGAAGCTGTGCTCGCGCGCCTATCTCGGCGCCGAGCCGGGCGATGCGCCCAGCGTTTCCATTGCAGACCTCGCCGAGTCTAGCGGCGACCTCATCGTCCTGACCGGCGGCGCGGAAGGGGCCCTGGACAGGCTGCTCGCGAAATCCCAGGGCGATATCGCCGCGCAGCGGCTGGAAGTTCTGGAGAAGCTCTTTCCTGACCGCCTTTATGTCGAGATCCAGCGCCACAACACCGCCGCCGAGCGGGAGGTCGAGGCGCAGCTGCTGGACTTCGCCTATCGGCGGGGACTTCCTCTGGTGGCGAGCAACGAGCCGTTCTTCGCCACGGCGGGAGACTTCGAGGCCCATGACGCGCTCCTGTGCATAGCAGAAGGAACGGTCACGAGCGTCGCAGAGCGGCGCCGGTTGACTCCGGCGCATTATTTCAAGACCCGCGCCGAGATGCTGGAGCTGTTCGCCGATCTTCCCGAGGCGACGCAGAACAGCGTCGAGATCGCCCGCCGCTGCTCGTTCCGGCCCCGCGCGCGGGGACCGATCATGCCGCGTTTCATTCGCGAGGCCCCCGAGGGCGTCGACCTGTCTCTGGACGAGATCGAGGCGCGCGAGCTGCGCCGCCAGGCGGAGGAGGGGCTGGAGGCGCGTCTTGCGACGACCGGCCCGGCGCCTGGCCTCACCCGCGACGACTACGTCAAGCGCCTCGAGGTGGAGCTCGGCGTCATCGAGAAGATGCGCTTTCCGGGCTACTTCCTGATCGTCTCGGACTTCATCAAACACGCGAAGTCGAAGGACATTCCGGTGGGGCCGGGGCGCGGATCCGGCGCAGGATCCCTTGTGGCCTATGCACTTACGATCACCGATCTCGACCCCTTGCGGTTCAGTCTCTTCTTCGAGCGCTTTCTCAACCCCGAGCGCAACTCGATGCCCGACTTCGACGTCGATTTCTGCCAGAGCCGGCGGGGCGAGGTCATCGAATATGTGAGGAGCCGCTATGGGGCCGATCGGGTGGCCCAGATCATCACCTTCGGTTCCTTTCTGGCGCGGGGCGTGCTGCGAAGCGTCGGCCGCGTGCTGGAAATGCCGCTGGGGCAGGTGGACAAGCTCGCCAAGCTGGTGCCGCAGAATCCGGCCAAGCCGGTGACCCTCGCGGAGGCCCTGGCCAGCGAGCAGAAGCTTCGCGAAGCGGCCGACGAGGACGAGCGCGTGGCGCGTCTTTTCAAGGTCGCCGGGTCGCTGGAAGGGCTCTATTCGAACGCCTCCACCCATGCCGCCGGCATCGTGATCGCAGATCAACCATTACATGAGGTAATGCCGCTATATCGCGATCCCAAATCAGAAATGCCGGTAACCCAGTTCAACATGAAGTGGGTCGAACCCGGCGGTTTGGTGAAGTTCGACTTCCTTGGATTGAAGACCCTCACGGTGCTTTCGACGGCCTCCGCTCTGGTGCGCCGGCGCGACCCCGGCTTCGATCTCGCGCGCGTGCCGCTGGACGACGCCGAGACCTATCAGATGCTGGGTCGCGGCGAGACTGTGGGCGTGTTCCAGCTCGAAAGCGCGGGCATGCGCAAGGCGCTGGTGGAGATGCACGCCGACCGTTTCGAGGACATCATCGCTCTGGTGGCGCTCTACCGTCCCGGCCCTATGGCGAACATCCCGACCTATTGCGCGGTCAAACTCGGCGACGAGGAGCCCGACTATCTCCACCCCCTGATCGAGCCGGTCCTGAAGGAGACCTTCGGGGTCATCATCTATCAGGAGCAGGTCATGCAGATCGCGCAGATCCTGTCCGGCTACTCGCTCGGCGAGGCCGACAATCTGCGCCGCGCCATGGGCAAGAAGATCAAGGCCGAGATGGACGCCCAGCGCGACCGCTTCGTGATCGGCGCCGTGGAGCGGGGGCTGGCGAAGGAAAAAGCCAACGAGATTTTCGATCTTCTGGCCAAATTCGCAGACTACGGCTTCAACAAGAGCCACGCCGCGGCCTATGCGCTGATCGCCTATCAGACCGCCTGGTTCAAGGCCCATTATGCAACCGAGTTCATCGCCGCTTCGATGACCTTCGATATGAGCAACACCGACAAGCTGGCCGAATTCCGCCAGGAGGCGCAGCGGCTGGGGATCAATGTGGAGCCGCCGTCGGTTTCGCGGTCGGGAGCGGATTTCGACGTGGCGCCGGGCCCGGACGGCAAGCTCGCGATCCGATACGCCCTCGCGGCCATCAAGGGGGTCGGCGACGGGCAGGCGGCTTCGATCGTCGCCGCGCGGGGCGACCGGCCCTTTTCCTCCCTCGCGGATTTCGCATGCCGGATAAACCCGCGCGAGGTGAACAAGAAGGTTCTGGAAAATCTCGCCTGCTGCGGCGCCTTCGACCAGCTCGATCCGAACCGGGCCAAGGTCTTCGCCGGCATAGAGACCATCCTCGCCAGCGCCAACCGGCACGCCGACGAGCGCTCGCTGGGCCAGAACGCGCTGTTCGGCGCCGACGACAAGGAAGAACTCGCGCTTCCAAAAGCCGCGCCCTGGACCGCCGCCGAGCTGCTGCGGCGGGAATTCGAGGCGGCCGGGTTCTTCCTTTCCGGCCACCCGCTCGACGCCTATCGCAGCGTCATGGGGCGGATGCGGCTGCAGCGCTGGAGCGAATTTTCGGCCTCGGTGAAGCGCGGCGCGTCCGCGGGCCGTCTCGCTGCGGTGGTGCTGGACCGCGCCGAACGCCGCACCAAATCGGGTTCGAAAATGGGCATTGTCCAGCTCTCGGACGAATCCGGGCAATATGAAGCCATATTGTTCCAGGAGGGCCTCACCCAATATCGCGACCTGCTGGAGAAAGGCGCCGCGGTGCTGCTGACGCTTTCCGCCAATGTCGAGGGCGACGACGTTCGCGCCCGGATCGTGGCGGCCGAGCCGCTCGCCGCCGCGGCGGCGCGGGAGCAGAAGGGCCTGCGCATATTCCTGCGCGACGCAGAGCCGCTGGACCGCATCAAGTCCGGGCTGTCGTCGGGCAGGGGGGCTGGCGAGGTCATGCTCGTCGTGATGCGAGAAGCCGCGGGGGAAGAAATCGAGATCAAGCTGCCCGGAGGTTATCCGGTCAATGCGGAAATCGCCGGCGCGCTGAAAACGATCCCCGGCGTCGTCGCCGTCGAGCATATTTGA
- a CDS encoding serine hydrolase codes for MSGSSVRVRDWKTGWLALLASVLVAVVFALPAEARRHYHHSHSRHVVTYYAHFRHGARHASLRRHGRHRSHYATADQGGGEMVSPAGVAAIVVDGNSGRTIYALNENQPRHPASVTKVMTLYLLFEQLEKGRLRLDSPLMVSSHAAAQAPSKLGLAPGETIDVENAIKAVVTKSANDIAVAIAENIGGDEETFAQMMTGKAHALGMHGTHFANASGLPNSEQITTAHDLAVLGRAIQDRFPRYYRYFSTHSFAYNGAVHRNHNHLLGRIEGMDGIKTGYTQASGFNLLTSVRRDRHHIVAVVLGGKTAGARDRLMANLIEDHIDEGSAVRTARAINEEAPAERETVAEAAPALRPAVAETLPAAQPEPARAEVASAVEEEEPATPSRGQRGARVAQLAAPVVPPAAIPGVQQEEKPRPAFVSGVQKHAETKDNRKSRSAERARAAAAVVADGSTSHASGSKTSRHEAAAATTPSSVKHTEASQVAKWDAGRPSHSGWMIQLGATDDAGKASELLSRARTQGHALPAGAKGFTEKVQKGHETLYRARFAGLEEQSAEAACKALKRSGFSCFATKN; via the coding sequence ATGTCAGGTTCAAGCGTGCGTGTTCGGGACTGGAAAACCGGCTGGCTTGCGCTTTTGGCCAGCGTCCTAGTCGCCGTGGTCTTCGCTTTGCCGGCGGAGGCTCGGCGCCATTACCATCACTCCCATAGCCGGCATGTGGTCACCTATTACGCCCATTTCCGGCATGGGGCGCGACATGCGTCGCTGAGGCGCCACGGGCGTCATCGGAGCCACTACGCGACCGCGGATCAGGGCGGCGGCGAGATGGTTTCCCCTGCCGGAGTCGCCGCGATCGTGGTCGACGGCAACAGCGGCCGCACGATCTATGCGCTGAACGAAAACCAGCCGCGTCATCCCGCCTCGGTCACCAAGGTCATGACGCTCTACCTGCTGTTCGAGCAGCTGGAGAAGGGTCGGCTGCGGCTCGACTCCCCCTTGATGGTCTCCTCCCACGCGGCGGCCCAAGCGCCTTCGAAGCTCGGCCTCGCGCCCGGCGAGACGATCGACGTCGAAAACGCCATCAAGGCCGTCGTGACCAAATCGGCCAACGACATCGCCGTGGCCATCGCGGAAAACATCGGGGGCGACGAAGAGACCTTCGCCCAGATGATGACCGGCAAGGCTCACGCCCTCGGCATGCACGGCACGCATTTCGCCAACGCCTCTGGCCTGCCCAACAGCGAGCAGATCACCACCGCGCACGACCTCGCCGTGCTCGGCCGCGCCATCCAGGACCGGTTTCCGCGCTACTATCGCTACTTCTCGACCCATTCCTTCGCCTACAACGGCGCGGTGCATCGCAATCACAACCACCTGCTGGGCCGCATCGAGGGCATGGACGGCATCAAGACCGGCTATACCCAGGCCTCCGGCTTCAATCTGCTGACCTCCGTCCGGCGCGACCGCCATCACATCGTCGCAGTGGTGCTCGGCGGAAAAACCGCCGGCGCGCGCGACCGCCTGATGGCCAATCTGATCGAGGATCACATCGACGAGGGCTCGGCCGTCCGCACCGCCCGGGCCATCAACGAAGAGGCTCCCGCCGAGCGCGAGACGGTCGCCGAAGCGGCCCCCGCGCTGCGCCCTGCGGTCGCCGAAACCCTGCCGGCCGCACAGCCGGAGCCCGCTCGCGCAGAAGTCGCATCCGCCGTCGAGGAAGAAGAACCGGCGACTCCCTCCCGCGGGCAGCGCGGAGCCAGGGTCGCCCAGCTTGCGGCCCCCGTCGTACCGCCGGCGGCCATTCCCGGCGTGCAGCAGGAAGAAAAGCCGCGGCCGGCCTTTGTTTCCGGCGTCCAGAAACATGCGGAAACCAAGGACAATCGCAAATCGCGCAGCGCCGAGCGCGCCCGCGCGGCGGCCGCGGTCGTCGCAGACGGCTCGACCTCTCACGCCTCAGGGAGCAAGACCAGCCGTCACGAAGCGGCCGCCGCCACGACGCCTTCCTCGGTGAAGCACACAGAGGCCTCTCAGGTCGCAAAATGGGACGCCGGGCGTCCTTCGCATTCGGGCTGGATGATCCAGCTCGGCGCCACCGACGATGCGGGCAAGGCGAGCGAGCTGCTGAGCCGGGCGCGCACCCAGGGCCACGCGCTTCCGGCCGGCGCGAAGGGTTTCACCGAGAAGGTGCAGAAGGGACATGAAACCCTTTACCGCGCGCGCTTCGCGGGACTCGAGGAACAATCCGCCGAAGCCGCCTGCAAGGCGCTGAAACGGTCGGGCTTCTCCTGCTTCGCCACGAAGAACTGA
- a CDS encoding sensor histidine kinase, producing MTSRLVGYLLIGQILVYVFVWIINIPLTLTGLRADLDMKLDDLGENRIRAQVAESLRRDSHGVPFIRPTRSLALHLQQNPALRFAVFDLSQASAFEGSSPDLVARLNSMGGVKALAMNFTLDGMGDPSLRGALTKEDTSVGRVFIVTYGYRFHVSDFLYFFRDNARDNFIYFLPVFAAAALITAGAARRGLEPLLRAADFAARIDMNSIDQRIPEENIPMEALPLVKAVNEALERLDAGAARQRRFAANAAHEMRTPVAILRARIDALPEIDCIAEVRHDVRRVQTIVDQLLIAARLGENGAPADVSTDVVATARTLVADYAPLVIASRKEIEFVGPSGPLLVRGDPRAIECAMANLLDNAIRAEPSGGVVLVRVEPGVSIEVVDHGAGVPAELREMIFEPFWRGAETAPGTGLGLAIVRETMTALGGNVTVEETPGGGATFRITLPPRAA from the coding sequence TTGACTTCCAGGCTGGTCGGCTATCTGCTGATCGGCCAGATCCTCGTATATGTCTTCGTCTGGATCATAAATATCCCGCTCACGCTGACCGGCCTGCGGGCAGATCTCGACATGAAGCTCGACGATCTCGGCGAGAACCGCATCCGCGCCCAGGTCGCTGAATCCTTGCGGCGCGACTCCCACGGCGTTCCCTTCATCAGGCCGACGCGCTCCCTCGCGCTTCATCTGCAGCAGAACCCGGCGCTCAGATTTGCGGTTTTCGACCTCTCCCAGGCCTCCGCCTTCGAGGGGTCGTCGCCGGACCTCGTGGCGCGCCTCAATTCGATGGGCGGGGTGAAGGCGCTCGCGATGAATTTCACGCTCGATGGAATGGGAGACCCGTCCCTTCGCGGCGCGCTGACCAAGGAGGACACTTCCGTCGGCCGCGTTTTCATCGTGACCTACGGCTATCGGTTCCACGTCAGCGATTTTCTCTATTTTTTCCGCGACAATGCGCGCGACAATTTCATTTACTTCCTGCCGGTCTTCGCCGCCGCGGCCCTGATCACGGCGGGCGCGGCGCGGCGCGGGCTGGAGCCCTTGCTGCGGGCGGCCGATTTCGCCGCGCGCATCGACATGAACTCCATCGACCAGCGCATTCCAGAGGAGAATATCCCGATGGAGGCGCTCCCGCTGGTCAAGGCGGTGAACGAAGCTCTGGAGCGGCTCGACGCCGGGGCTGCCCGCCAGCGTCGATTCGCCGCCAACGCCGCGCATGAAATGCGCACGCCGGTCGCCATTCTGCGCGCCCGCATCGACGCCCTTCCGGAAATCGATTGCATCGCGGAAGTCAGGCACGACGTGCGCCGGGTTCAGACCATCGTGGACCAGCTGCTGATCGCGGCCCGGCTCGGCGAGAATGGCGCTCCCGCCGATGTTTCGACCGATGTCGTCGCGACCGCGAGGACGCTCGTCGCCGATTACGCGCCTCTGGTGATCGCGAGCCGCAAAGAGATCGAATTCGTCGGCCCTTCGGGGCCCCTTCTGGTTCGGGGGGACCCCCGCGCCATAGAATGCGCCATGGCCAATCTTCTCGACAACGCCATCCGCGCCGAGCCCTCGGGCGGGGTCGTGCTGGTCCGGGTCGAGCCGGGGGTCTCGATCGAGGTCGTCGATCATGGCGCGGGCGTCCCCGCGGAACTGCGCGAGATGATCTTCGAACCGTTCTGGCGGGGCGCCGAGACCGCGCCGGGGACGGGGCTCGGCCTCGCCATCGTCAGGGAAACCATGACCGCGCTCGGCGGCAACGTGACCGTCGAAGAAACCCCCGGCGGCGGCGCCACATTCAGGATAACCCTGCCGCCCCGCGCGGCTTGA